One genomic segment of Ricinus communis isolate WT05 ecotype wild-type chromosome 3, ASM1957865v1, whole genome shotgun sequence includes these proteins:
- the LOC8265083 gene encoding protein NDL1: MSESKDFSSVDMEKIYLGGKEHRVRTGRGSISVIVYGDQDKPALITYPDLALNHMSCFQGLFFCPEAASLLLHNFCIYHISPPGHELGAAPICPSAPVPSADDLADQIIEVLNFFGLGSVMCMGVMAGAYILTLFAMKYRERVLGLILVSPLCKAPSWTEWFYNKVISNLLYFYGVCGLLKEFLLQRYFSKAVRGGVEVAESDIVQACRKLLDERQSINILRFLQAINKRPDLTNGLKTLRCRTLIFVGDNSPFHSEALHMTSKLDRRYSALVEVQACGSMVTEEQPHAMLIPMEYFFMGYGLYRPCYLSDSPRSPLSPSCISPELLSPESMGLKLKPIKTRV, encoded by the exons ATGTCTGAGTCAAAAGATTTCAGTTCTGTCGATATGGAAAAGATCTATCTCGGCGGAAAG GAACATCGTGTAAGAACTGGCCGCGGTTCTATCTCTGTTATAGTGTATGGAGACCAAGACAAACCGGCACTAATTACTTATCCCGATTTAGCTCTAAATC ATATGTCTTGTTTTCAAGGATTGTTCTTTTGTCCTGAAGCAGCCTCTCTGCTGCTTCACAACTTCTGCATTTACCACATTAGTCCCCCTGGACATGAG TTGGGCGCAGCTCCAATTTGCCCCAGTGCTCCTGTGCCTTCTGCTGATGACTTAGCAGATCAAATCATCGAGGTTCTCAATTTCTTTGG TCTAGGTTCAGTCATGTGCATGGGGGTGATGGCCGGTGCGTACATCCTTACCTTATTTGCC ATGAAATATAGAGAGCGTGTTCTTGGGTTGATACTTGTCTCTCCATTATGCAAAGCACCATCTTGGACTGAATGGTTTTATAACAAG GTGATATCAAACTTGCTTTACTTTTATGGTGTCTGTGGATTGCTCAAAGAGTTTTTGCTTCAGCGGTACTTCAGCAAG GCAGTTCGTGGTGGAGTGGAAGTTGCAGAATCAGATATAGTTCAAGCATGCAGAAAA TTGCTTGATGAGAGACAGAGTATAAATATTTTGCGGTTTcttcaagcaattaacaa GAGACCTGACCTTACTAATGGATTGAAGACACTAAGATGTCGCACTCTTATATTTGTGGGTGATAATTCTCCTTTCCATTCTGAGGCTCTCCACATGACCTCAAAATTGGATAGAAGATACAGTGCCTTAGTTGAG GTCCAGGCTTGTGGATCGATGGTAACAGAAGAACAACCACATGCAATGCTAATCCCTATGGAATACTTCTTCATGGGGTATGGACTGTATAGGCCATGCTATCTCAGTGACAGCCCGAGGAGCCCCCTCAGCCCCTCTTGCATCTCTCCGGAGCTTCTCTCTCCGGAAAGCATGGGTTTGAAGCTAAAACCAATAAAAACCCGTGTTTAG
- the LOC8265089 gene encoding xaa-Pro dipeptidase isoform X2 — translation MASTSSLTPPKVPMELHVTNREKLLKSLRQHLTETSRPLHGFVLLQGGEEQTRHCTDHLELFRQESYFAYLFGVKEPGFYGAIDVATGKSILFAPRLLADYAVWLGEIKPLSYFQESYVVNMVYYTDEIVQCLHEVSKGVAKPLLFLLHGLNTDSNNFSKPAEFEGIEKFETDLMTLHPILTECRVLKSELELAIIQFANDISSEAHIEVMRRTQAGMKEYQLESIFLHHTYMYGGCRHCSYTCICATGENSSVLHYGHAAAANDRTLQYGDMALFDMGAEYSFYGSDITCSFPVNGRFTSDQSLVYNAVLDAHNAVISAMRPGISWLDMHNDVDDMMTERLGAVFMPHGLGHFLGIDTHDPGGYLKGPKRSKEPGLRSLRTARELQEGMVITVEPGCYFIDAVLAPAKEASSTSKFFNSEAIGRFKGFGGVRIESDVHVTSNGCNNMTKCPREIWEIEAVMAGAPWPLNKVSASS, via the exons ATGGCTTCAACGTCATCCCTCACTCCTCCAAAAGTACCGATGGAGCTCCACGTCACCAACAGAGAAAAGCTGCTTAAATCCCTCCGTCAACACCTCACTGAAACCTCTCGTCCCCTCCATGGATTCGTTCTTCTTCAG GGAGGTGAAGAACAAACTCGCCATTGTACTGATCATCTCGAACTATTCAG GCAGGAGAGTTATTTCGCTTATCTTTTTGGAGTTAAGGAGCCTGGTTTCTATGGAGCAATC GATGTTGCAACAGGGAAGTCTATTCTCTTTGCTCCAAGGTTACTTGCTGACTACGCGGTTTGGTTGGGAGAAATAAAGCCCTTGTCTTACTTTCAG GAAAGTTACGTGGTCAACATGGTTTATTATACAGATGAAATTGTGCAATGTTTGCATGAAGTAAGCAAGGGAGTTGCGAAACCTCTATTGTTTCTCTTGCATGGTCTTAATACTGACAGCAATAACTTCTCAAAACCAGCAGAATTTGAG GGAATAGAAAAATTTGAGACAGATTTAATGACATTACATCCTATTTTGACTGAATGTCGTGTTTTGAAGTCAGAGCTGGAGCTTGCAATCATTCAGTTTGCCAATGATATAAGTTCTGAAGCTCATATTGAG GTTATGAGAAGAACTCAGGCGGGCATGAAAGAGTATCAGTTAGAAAGCATATTTCTTCACCACACCTATATGTATGGTGGCTGTAGGCACTGCTCATACACATGTATTTGTGCTACTGGAGAAAATAG TTCCGTTCTCCATTATGGGCATGCAGCAGCTGCAAATGATAGG ACTTTGCAATATGGAGACATGGCATTGTTTGATATGGGAGCTGAATATAGTTTTTATGGGTCTGATATAACTTGTTCATTCCCT GTGAATGGGAGGTTTACTAGTGATCAGTCCCTTGTATACAAT GCCGTTCTTGATGCTCACAATGCTGTCATATCTGCCATGAGGCCTGGAATTAGCTGGTTAGATATGCACAA CGATGTAGATGATATGATGACTGAGCGATTGGGTGCTGTGTTCATGCCTCATGGTCTGGGGCATTTCCTAGGCATCGACACTCATGATCCTGGTGGCTACCTAAAG GGGCCCAAGAGATCGAAGGAACCTGGATTGAGATCTTTGCGTACTGCTCGAGAACTTCAGGAAGGAATG GTGATTACGGTGGAGCCTGGCTGCTATTTCATAGATGCTGTCTTGGCTCCAGCCAAGGAAGCTTCAAGTACTTCTAAGTTTTTCAATAGTGAAGCAATTGGCAGATTTAAAGGTTTTGGTGGAGTTCGAATTGAAAGCGATGTG CATGTCACTTCCAATGGTTGCAACAACATGACTAAGTGTCCTCGGGAGATTTGGGAAATTGAAGCAGTGATGGCTGGAGCACCATGGCCGCTTAACAAGGTCTCAGCAAGTAGTTAA
- the LOC8265086 gene encoding uncharacterized protein LOC8265086 has translation MASSPEPNPFVGENYDITLSQSMRQLVSEIQNKTVNFSHSIDFFYQLMQSRIDPPLETIWAYSALSFKCKKTTKGDLSNQILISKELFQLISGCSGPCSASKSITLLAPVLLHVYKLVTEVLGKDLGAKRVKKEIIKVKSLIGAILGYVSACCSKDMSEEKDPILSLAFADLVGVWMDGNEDLKAFLPLVSDEIRKEISDGGSTVSYLAGVVISEVFLLKLCLDLRVGNRGVEFEKELRRWIVGSITGFQSFYFFETLVRMLLEPALPVTSLLSLEDEDFLRKILYDAAIMVEYSFLSSERVIDLPANRVRSLAVKRLIITHEAIELVRKNGDQKRAISYTNSFSISRLPSQIIKCIMTSQIGLEEEANRLKGASPKALIKWLLKLDGQGIQIYDDRVSKLHAKLAVDNSKPDSERSAFKPEGKLTDADLLFYIDNKGGKEGCNEDDKEINESMSAAFVAAAKTMRLIEKGGRKRKEGINAGKKKKIKVLKHDLSDNSDSDGEISSAVSDDSSGSGSEVENPSSDEDV, from the exons ATGGCTTCGTCTCCAGAACCCAATCCTTTTGTTGGAGAAAACTATGATATTACTCTAAGCCAATCAATGCGCCAACTTGTATCTGAAATCCAAAACAAAACCGTAAACTTTTCTCATTCGATTGACTTCTTTTACCAATTAATGCAATCAAGAATCGACCCTCCCTTGGAAACGATCTGGGCATATTCTGCTTTGTCTTTTAAGTgcaaaaaaacaacaaaaggtGATCTTTCAAATCAGATTTTGATTTCAAAAGAACTATTTCAGCTTATATCAGGATGTTCAGGTCCTTGTAGTGCTTCAAAAAGCATAACTTTGCTAGCTCCAGTTCTTCTCCACGTGTATAAATTGGTCACTGAGGTATTAGGCAAAGATTTAGGAGCTAAGAGAGTGAAGAAAGAGATTATAAAGGTTAAGTCTTTGATTGGAGCTATTCTTGGGTATGTAAGTGCGTGCTGTAGTAAGGATATGAGCGAGGAGAAAGATCCaattttgagtttagcatttgCGGATTTGGTTGGTGTGTGGATGGACGGAAATGAGGATTTGAAGGCATTTTTACCTCTTGTGAGTGATGAAATACGTAAAGAGATTAGCGATGGAGGTTCAACTGTGAGTTACTTAGCTGGAGTTGTTATTTCCGAGGTTTTCTTGTTGAAGCTTTGCTTGGATTTAAGGGTGGGGAATAGGGGAGTGGAGTTCGAGAAGGAGCTGAGGAGATGGATTGTTGGCTCAATAACTGGGTTTCAAAGCTTCTACTTCTTTG AAACCCTTGTGAGGATGTTGCTGGAGCCAGCCCTACCTGTGACTTCACTATTG AGTTTGGAAGATGAAGATTTTTTAAGGAAGATTCTGTATGATGCTGCTATAATGGTGGAATATTCTTTCCTTAGTTCTGAGAGAGTGATAGACCTACCAGCCAACCGTGTGAGAAGTCTTGCAGTGAAGAGATTGATCATTACACATGAAGCCATAGAACTTGTTAG GAAAAATGGGGACCAAAAGAGAGCTATTTCTTATACTAATTCATTCTCCATTTCTCGGTTGCCTTCCCAAATTATTAAGTGTATTATGACTAGCCAGATTGGCTTGGAGGAAGAAGCGAAtagattgaagggagcatcgcCTAAAGCCCTTATAA AGTGGTTACTAAAGCTAGATGGCCAGGGCATTCAAATATATGATGATAGAGTCTCCAAGCTCCATGCCAAATTAGCTGTTGATAATTCTAAGCCCGATTCTGAGCGGTCTGCATTTAAGCCAGAAGGCAAGCTAACAGATGCTGATCTTCTGTTTTACATTGATAACAAAGGAGGAAAAGAAGGCTGTAATGAGGATGATAAGGAGATAAATGAGTCCATGAGTGCCGCTTTTGTAGCTGCTGCAAAAACTATGAGATTGATTGAAAAAGGAGGGAGGAAACGGAAAGAAGGGATAAATGctggaaagaagaaaaaaattaaggtcCTCAAGCATGACCTCTCTGATAATTCTGATTCAGATGGAGAAATATCCTCAGCCGTCAGTGATGATAGTTCAGGCAGTGGGAGTGAAGTTGAGAATCCAAGCTCAGATGAAGATGTTTGA
- the LOC8265087 gene encoding uncharacterized protein LOC8265087, producing MADMKQNLVLLVSLLIVSACVPVSLSAKKPVLSARTEDIPYIKCQVCEKLAKELYQQVQKKQAEILPKKITEYQIIEIAENVCNLKKQEADWIMKIDIVEKGDKLELVEQDVEGQCNSECKTVEKACEEVMGYADTDIAEYIFSSKPNIDSLVNYFCKDLTNACVKKPPPVPKDRTPGEPFEPKPSKDAEMEKIMRSMQDMPGAPNMQMYSREDLMNMKNFGNEDADDDEDEDDEPQFPTKLAKALRNKGGGKDDWKQKITKGIKNKSQTLKRHANRVSNRIRQWWKGMRAAHTSKNTKTGKAEL from the exons ATGGCCGATATGAAGCAAAATCTGGTACTTTTAGTGTCTCTGTTGATTGTATCAGCATGTGTTCCAGTCTCTCTCTCTGCAAAGAAACCTGTTTTGAGTGCAAGAACAGAGGACATCCCTTATATCAAGTGTCAAGTTTGTGAGAAGTTGGCAAAAGAGTTGTATCAGCaagttcaaaagaaacaaGCAGAGATCTTACCCAAGAAG ATCACGGAGTATCAAATCATTGAGATAGCAGAGAATGTATGTAATTTGAAGAAGCAAGAAGCTGATTGGATTATGAAGATTGATATTGTGGAGAAAGGGGATAAGTTGGAG TTGGTAGAACAAGATGTTGAAGGTCAATGCAATTCTGAATGCAAGACAGTAGAGAAGGCTTGTGAGGAG GTTATGGGGTATGCTGATACTGATATTGCTGAATACATTTTTAGTTCCAAACCAAATATTGATTCGttggttaattatttttgcaaAGACCTCACTAATGCATGCGTGAAGAAGCCACCTCCAGTTCCCAAG GATAGGACTCCTGGAGAACCATTTGAACCCAAACCATCTAAAGATGCCGAAATGGAGAAGATTATGAGATCCATGCAG GATATGCCAGGGGCACCTAATATGCAAATGTATTCTAGGGAAGATTTGATGAACATGAAGAATTTTGGCAATGAAGACGCTGACGATGATGAAGACGAGGATGATGAGCCTCAGTTCCCCACAAAATTG GCAAAAGCTTTGAGAAATAAAGGTGGTGGAAAGGATGACTGGAAGCAGAAAATCACCAAAGGAATAAAAAACAAGAGTCAGACATTGAAGAGGCATGCAAACAGGGTATCCAACAGGATACGGCAGTGGTGGAAAGGAATGAGAGCAGCACACACAAGTAAGAATACAAAGACCGGCAAAGCTGAGCTGTAA
- the LOC8265089 gene encoding xaa-Pro dipeptidase isoform X1, translated as MASTSSLTPPKVPMELHVTNREKLLKSLRQHLTETSRPLHGFVLLQGGEEQTRHCTDHLELFRQESYFAYLFGVKEPGFYGAIDVATGKSILFAPRLLADYAVWLGEIKPLSYFQESYVVNMVYYTDEIVQCLHEVSKGVAKPLLFLLHGLNTDSNNFSKPAEFEGIEKFETDLMTLHPILTECRVLKSELELAIIQFANDISSEAHIEVMRRTQAGMKEYQLESIFLHHTYMYGGCRHCSYTCICATGENSSVLHYGHAAAANDRTLQYGDMALFDMGAEYSFYGSDITCSFPVNGRFTSDQSLVYNAVLDAHNAVISAMRPGISWLDMHKLAERTIIESLKRGLILVGDVDDMMTERLGAVFMPHGLGHFLGIDTHDPGGYLKGPKRSKEPGLRSLRTARELQEGMVITVEPGCYFIDAVLAPAKEASSTSKFFNSEAIGRFKGFGGVRIESDVHVTSNGCNNMTKCPREIWEIEAVMAGAPWPLNKVSASS; from the exons ATGGCTTCAACGTCATCCCTCACTCCTCCAAAAGTACCGATGGAGCTCCACGTCACCAACAGAGAAAAGCTGCTTAAATCCCTCCGTCAACACCTCACTGAAACCTCTCGTCCCCTCCATGGATTCGTTCTTCTTCAG GGAGGTGAAGAACAAACTCGCCATTGTACTGATCATCTCGAACTATTCAG GCAGGAGAGTTATTTCGCTTATCTTTTTGGAGTTAAGGAGCCTGGTTTCTATGGAGCAATC GATGTTGCAACAGGGAAGTCTATTCTCTTTGCTCCAAGGTTACTTGCTGACTACGCGGTTTGGTTGGGAGAAATAAAGCCCTTGTCTTACTTTCAG GAAAGTTACGTGGTCAACATGGTTTATTATACAGATGAAATTGTGCAATGTTTGCATGAAGTAAGCAAGGGAGTTGCGAAACCTCTATTGTTTCTCTTGCATGGTCTTAATACTGACAGCAATAACTTCTCAAAACCAGCAGAATTTGAG GGAATAGAAAAATTTGAGACAGATTTAATGACATTACATCCTATTTTGACTGAATGTCGTGTTTTGAAGTCAGAGCTGGAGCTTGCAATCATTCAGTTTGCCAATGATATAAGTTCTGAAGCTCATATTGAG GTTATGAGAAGAACTCAGGCGGGCATGAAAGAGTATCAGTTAGAAAGCATATTTCTTCACCACACCTATATGTATGGTGGCTGTAGGCACTGCTCATACACATGTATTTGTGCTACTGGAGAAAATAG TTCCGTTCTCCATTATGGGCATGCAGCAGCTGCAAATGATAGG ACTTTGCAATATGGAGACATGGCATTGTTTGATATGGGAGCTGAATATAGTTTTTATGGGTCTGATATAACTTGTTCATTCCCT GTGAATGGGAGGTTTACTAGTGATCAGTCCCTTGTATACAAT GCCGTTCTTGATGCTCACAATGCTGTCATATCTGCCATGAGGCCTGGAATTAGCTGGTTAGATATGCACAA ATTAGCAGAGAGAACAATTATTGAGTCCTTGAAGAGAGGGCTCATTCTTGTCGG CGATGTAGATGATATGATGACTGAGCGATTGGGTGCTGTGTTCATGCCTCATGGTCTGGGGCATTTCCTAGGCATCGACACTCATGATCCTGGTGGCTACCTAAAG GGGCCCAAGAGATCGAAGGAACCTGGATTGAGATCTTTGCGTACTGCTCGAGAACTTCAGGAAGGAATG GTGATTACGGTGGAGCCTGGCTGCTATTTCATAGATGCTGTCTTGGCTCCAGCCAAGGAAGCTTCAAGTACTTCTAAGTTTTTCAATAGTGAAGCAATTGGCAGATTTAAAGGTTTTGGTGGAGTTCGAATTGAAAGCGATGTG CATGTCACTTCCAATGGTTGCAACAACATGACTAAGTGTCCTCGGGAGATTTGGGAAATTGAAGCAGTGATGGCTGGAGCACCATGGCCGCTTAACAAGGTCTCAGCAAGTAGTTAA
- the LOC8265088 gene encoding protein arginine N-methyltransferase 1.1, protein MSRSKNNEASMSQSTKIRFEDADEDLTTESSYLGESTVVGDDKGIAIDDESMGEADVSCIDDKTSADYYFDSYSHFGIHEEMLKDVVRTKTYQNVIYQNKFLFKNKVVLDVGAGTGILSLFCAKAGAAHVYAVECSAMADMAKEIVESNGFSNVVTVLKGKVEELELPVAKVDIIISEWMGYFLLYENMLNTVLYARDKWLVNDGILLPDKASLFITAIEDAEYKEDKIEFWNRVYGFDMSCIKKQAMMEPLVDTVDQNQVVTNCQLLKTMDISKMASGDASFTVPFKLVAERDDYIHALVAYFDVSFTRCHKLMGFSTGPRSRATHWKQTVLYLEDVLTICEGEAITGSMTVAPNKKNPRDIDIMVKYALNGRRCAVTRTQYYKMR, encoded by the exons ATGAGTCGTAGTAAGAACAATGAGGCCTCAATGAGCCAAAGCACTAAGATCCGCTTCGAAGACGCGGACGAAGACTTGACCACTGAGAGCTCATATCTCGGGGAGTCAACTGTAGTCGGCGACGACAAAGGCATCGCAATTGACGACGAGTCCATGGGGGAGGCTGATGTCTCCTGTATCGATGATAAGACCAGCGCCGATTATTACTTCGATTCCTACTCTCATTTCG GCATTCACGAA GAAATGCTTAAGGATGTAGTGAGAACTAAGACATATCAAAATGTTATTTATCAGAATAAGTTTCTATTTAAGAATAAAGTTGTACTTGATGTTGGTGCTGGCACTGGAATTTTGTCCCTTTTCTGTGCAAAAGCGGGGGCAGCTCATGTTTATGCA GTTGAGTGCTCTGCCATGGCTGACATGGCAAAAGAGATTGTTGAATCAAATGGGTTTTCAAATG TTGTCACAGTTTTGAAGGGAAAGGTTGAAGAGCTTGAGCTGCCAGTTGCTAAAGTTGATATTATCATTTCAGAGTggatgggttattttctattatacgAGAATATGTTAAACACAGTTCTCTATGCTCGAGATAAATGGCTT GTTAATGATGGAATTCTTCTACCAGATAAAGCTTCCCTTTTTATAACAGCTATTGAGGATGCAGAATACAAAGAAGATAAGATTGAAT TTTGGAATCGTGTCTATGGTTTTGACATGAGCTGCATCAAGAAGCAAGCCATGATGGAACCTCTTGTTGACACAGTTGATCAGAATCAAGTTGTCACTAATTGCCAGCTACTCAAG ACAATGGACATCTCTAAAATGGCTTCAGGGGATGCTTCCTTTACAGTGCCTTTTAAGCTTGTAGCAGAACGAGATGATTACATCCATGCTTTGGTAGCTTACTTTGATGTATCATTTACTAGATGCCATAAGTTGATGGGTTTCTCTACAG GTCCAAGATCGAGGGCTACACACTGGAAACAAACAGTTCTCTACCTAGAAGATGTGCTAACAATATGTGAAGGGGAAGCCATAACTGGGAGCATGACTGTAGCACCAAACAAAAAGAATCCTCGTGATATTGATATAATGGTCAAATATGCATTGAATGGTCGGCGTTGTGCGGTGACAAGAACTCAGTATTATAAGATGCGATGA
- the LOC8265085 gene encoding pentatricopeptide repeat-containing protein At3g24000, mitochondrial — protein sequence MEFDFIALKMRVSSPAFQCFFLPNRPTYISSMKLYNNFHSSSASVRVRFSGCTADTAQEVNKRIPRKLSSPNWSLIDKSETNEIISFASKEVLKRYSGMLRECASKGNLNEGTAIHGNVIKSGLEPDSHLWVSLINLYAKCGSLAFARKVLVGMRERDVVSWTALIAGYVSEGCGSDGVKAYCEMRKENICPNEFTLATVLKASSMCSDIKFGKLIHLEAIKTGLLLDLFVGSALVDLYAKFGEMELADRVFFGMPEKNNVSWNALLNGYAQRGDGKSVLKLFCRMLECEMNFTNYTLSTVLKGCANSGNLREGKALHSLSIRRAYELDEFLGCNLVDMYSKCGMAYEALKVFNMIEEPDIVAWSAIITGLDQQGHSQEAAELFHLMRQKGVRPNQFSFASVISAATNVGDLYLGQSIHCCICKYGYESDNSVGNALITMYMKSGFVQDGIRVFDTMTNRDLVSWNALLSGFYDFETSDQGLRIFCQMLMEGLVPNLYTFVGVLRSCSSLLNVWFGKQVHAHIIKNSLDGNDFVGTALIDMYAKNRCLEDADVAFNKLTNRDLFTWTVIIAGHSQTDKAEKAVKYLGQMLREGIKPNEFTLASCLSGCSRMATLGNGQQLHSLAIKSGHSGDVFVSSALVDMYGKCGCMEDAEAIFKGLFSRDTVAWNTIICGYSQHGQGQKALEAFRMMLDEDIDPDEVTFIGVLAACSYMGWVEEGKKHFDLMSKVYGITPSIEHHACMVDILGRTGKFNEVEVFIEEKKLAPYSLIWETVLGACKLHGNVEFGKQAAEKLFEFEPKMDSSYILLSNIFAAKGRWDNVRSTRAMMSTQGVKKEPGCSWIEVNGQVHVFTSQDGSHPKSMEIYTKLEELGQKLTSIGYTPKTENVLHNVSNKEKKELLYHHSERLALAFALISTSPVKPIRIFKNLRICGDCHDFMKLMSSITNREIVVRDIKRFHHFKKGTCTCQDYW from the coding sequence ATGGAATTCGACTTTATAGCTCTAAAAATGCGCGTTTCCTCGCCAGCTTTTCAATGCTTCTTTTTACCCAATCGCCCAACTTACATTTCTTCAATGAAGTTGTATAATAATTTCCATTCAAGTTCAGCTTCAGTGAGAGTAAGATTTTCAGGTTGCACTGCTGATACTGCTCAGGAGGTTAATAAAAGGATACCCAGAAAGTTATCAAGTCCTAATTGGTcattaattgataaaagcgaaacaaatgaaataataagCTTTGCTTCGAAGGAGGTATTAAAGCGGTATTCCGGGATGCTGCGCGAGTGTGCTTCAAAAGGGAATCTAAATGAAGGAACAGCAATTCATGGGAATGTGATTAAAAGTGGATTAGAGCCAGATTCCCATTTATGGGTctctttgataaatttatatgcaaAATGTGGGAGCTTGGCGTTTGCACGTAAGGTGCTTGTTGGAATGCGTGAACGAGATGTTGTGTCATGGACTGCGTTAATTGCTGGGTATGTGAGTGAAGGATGCGGAAGTGACGGTGTTAAGGCGTACTGCGAAATGAGAAAGGAAAATATATGTCCTAATGAATTCACATTGGCCACTGTTTTAAAAGCATCCTCTATGTGCTCAGATATAAAATTTGGGAAGTTAATTCATTTAGAAGCTATAAAAACCGGGCTGTTATTGGATTTGTTTGTTGGTTCTGCACTTGTTGACCTTTATGCAAAGTTTGGTGAGATGGAACTTGCTGACAGAGTGTTCTTTGGGATGCCAGAGAAGAATAATGTGTCATGGAATGCTCTGCTTAATGGTTATGCACAAAGGGGGGATGGCAAGAGCGTATTGAAGTTGTTTTGTAGGATGTTAGAGTGTGAAATGAACTTTACTAATTACACTCTATCTACTGTATTAAAGGGTTGTGCGAACTCTGGGAATTTGAGGGAAGGGAAGGCTTTGCATTCTTTGTCAATCAGGAGAGCGTATGAGCTTGATGAATTTCTTGGTTGTAATCTTGTTGATATGTACTCTAAATGCGGGATGGCATACGAGGCATTAAAAGTTTTTAACATGATAGAAGAGCCTGATATAGTTGCCTGGAGTGCAATAATCACTGGCCTTGATCAGCAGGGCCATAGTCAAGAAGCGGCTGAGCTTTTTCACCTAATGAGACAAAAAGGAGTTAGACCCAATCAATTTAGCTTTGCTAGTGTTATTAGTGCTGCTACAAATGTAGGTGACCTGTATCTTGGTCAAAGTATCCATTGTTGTATATGCAAATATGGATATGAATCTGATAATTCAGTTGGCAATGCACTGATCACGATGTACATGAAAAGTGGATTTGTGCAAGATGGTATCAGGGTATTTGACACAATGACAAATAGGGATTTAGTTTCATGGAATGCTCTTTTATCTGGGTTCTATGACTTTGAAACTTCTGATCAAGGCTTAAGAATCTTCTGCCAGATGCTTATGGAAGGCCTTGTGCCCAACTTGTACACATTTGTTGGTGTTTTAAGGTCTTGTTCGAGCCTTTTGAATGTGTGGTTTGGAAAGCAAGTACATGCTCATATCATAAAGAACAGTCTTGATGGTAATGATTTTGTTGGAACAGCTCTGATTGACATGTATGCGAAGAACAGATGTTTGGAAGATGCAGATGTAGCtttcaataaattaacaaatagggACCTCTTCACCTGGACGGTCATCATTGCTGGTCATTCACAAACTGATAAAGCAGAAAAAGCTGTCAAGTACCTAGGCCAGATGCTAAGAGAGGGTATAAAACCCAATGAGTTCACTCTGGCCAGCTGTTTAAGTGGATGTTCACGAATGGCGACCCTGGGAAATGGGCAACAGCTACATTCTCTGGCAATTAAGTCTGGACATTCTGGTGATGTATTTGTCAGTAGTGCACTGGTCGATATGTATGGGAAATGTGGGTGCATGGAAGATGCTGAGGCCATTTTTAAGGGCTTGTTTTCAAGGGACACAGTTGCATGGAACACAATTATTTGTGGATACTCACAGCACGGGCAAGGGCAGAAGGCTCTTGAAGCCTTTAGGATGATGTTAGATGAAGACATTGACCCTGATGAGGTCACTTTCATAGGTGTTCTTGCTGCATGTAGCTACATGGGTTGGGTTGAAGAGGGGAAAAAGCATTTTGATTTGATGAGCAAAGTTTATGGAATTACTCCTTCAATTGAGCATCATGCTTGTATGGTTGATATTCTTGGTCGAACTGGAAAATTTAATGAGGTTGAGGTCTTTATTGAGGAAAAGAAGTTAGCCCCGTATTCCTTGATTTGGGAGACTGTTCTTGGGGCATGTAAGTTGCATGGAAATGTTGAATTTGGTAAACAAGCTGCTGAGAAACTCTTTGAATTTGAACCTAAGATGGACTCCAGTTATATATTGCTATCAAATATTTTTGCTGCCAAAGGTAGGTGGGACAATGTGAGAAGCACCAGGGCTATGATGTCTACTCAGGGTGTTAAAAAGGAACCTGGGTGTAGTTGGATAGAGGTTAACGGTCAAGTCCATGTCTTCACATCTCAAGATGGTTCACATCCAAAATCAATGGAAATCTACACCAAATTAGAGGAGTTAGGGCAAAAATTGACTTCCATAGGTTATACACCAAAGACGGAAAATGTGCTTCATAATGTCagtaacaaagaaaaaaaggaactTCTTTACCATCACAGTGAGAGGTTGGCTCTTGCTTTTGCACTTATAAGCACCAGTCCTGTTAAACCAATTcggatttttaaaaatcttcgTATTTGTGGGGATTGCCATGATTTTATGAAACTCATGTCAAGCATCACAAACCGTGAAATAGTTGTCCGTGACATCAAGCGTTTCCACCATTTTAAGAAAGGCACTTGCACTTGTCAGGATTATTGGTAA